Part of the Sulfitobacter donghicola DSW-25 = KCTC 12864 = JCM 14565 genome, CTCTCTATAGGGGGGAATTCCGCCGTACTTCTTAACCGCACCCGGACCTGCGTTATAGGCGGCCAATGCCAGACGCCATGATCCAAACGTATCATACTGTTGCTTAAGATACCGTGCGCCACCCTCTAGGTTTTGCGATGGAACTGTTGGGTCAACCCGCAACAAGGCCGCTGTGCCCGGCATCAACTGCGCAAGCCCGATCGCCCCAGCATGGGAAACCGCCTTGTGGTTCCAACGGCTTTCTTGATGCACCAGACGCAGGAAAAGATCCTGTGGAATACCATGTTTATCTGCCGCAGCCCGCGCCATGGCCAAAAACGGCCCCTTATAGCGGCCCCGATATTTCTTGACCTTGGCACCGCTGCCATCATCCCATTTCGTCGGTGTAACCACCTTTGGCGGCTGCAACCGGACCGAGCTGTTATATTGTGCGGTCGCACGCGTATCGAGCAGCTTTTTCTGTGTCGCAAACAGCTTGCTGCGGCTTTTTGATGAGAAAATATCGGCGGAAACGGGCGCGCCCATTCCGATTGATCCAGCTATCAATGCTACTAGTGCTATGCGCATACTGCTCTTTGCCCTCAACATCGTGTTTGGCCGCCACTATATCAAACGCTACCGCCATGACCAGACCTTGCTGGTCTAGTTGTTCCGTCAAGACGATAAAGCATGTGTCCCTGCCTTGCGATACCGTTATAAAGACGCCGGACAGGTACGGCGAGATTCGGCCGATACCAGCGATCAATAGACATAATGAGACCAACAAGGAGAGCAGCATGGCCGGCTCAGTGAACAAAGTTATCCTTATCGGCAATCTGGGCCGTGACCCAGAGGTCCGTAGTTTTCAGAATGGCGGCAAAGTTTGCAACCTGCGCATTGCGACCTCTGAAACCTGGAAAGACAAAAACACGGGCGAGCGCCGTGAACGGACGGAATGGCACTCGGTTGCGATTTTTAACGACGGGTTGGTGCGTATTGCCGAACAATACCTGCGCAAAGGCTCAAAGGTTTATATCGAAGGCCAGCTGCAAACCCGCAAATGGCAGGACCAATCCGGCGCAGACCGCTATTCGACCGAAGTTGTCCTTCAGGGCTTTGGCGGCACGCTGACCATGCTTGACGGTCGCGATGG contains:
- a CDS encoding lytic transglycosylase domain-containing protein; translation: MRIALVALIAGSIGMGAPVSADIFSSKSRSKLFATQKKLLDTRATAQYNSSVRLQPPKVVTPTKWDDGSGAKVKKYRGRYKGPFLAMARAAADKHGIPQDLFLRLVHQESRWNHKAVSHAGAIGLAQLMPGTAALLRVDPTVPSQNLEGGARYLKQQYDTFGSWRLALAAYNAGPGAVKKYGGIPPYRETKNYVRIIAGS
- the ssb gene encoding single-stranded DNA-binding protein — its product is MAGSVNKVILIGNLGRDPEVRSFQNGGKVCNLRIATSETWKDKNTGERRERTEWHSVAIFNDGLVRIAEQYLRKGSKVYIEGQLQTRKWQDQSGADRYSTEVVLQGFGGTLTMLDGRDGGGGGGSMGGGGGGGAMGGGGYDQGGGGYDQGGGFGGGGGGQSSGGGGARDLDDEIPF